In Ruminococcaceae bacterium BL-6, a genomic segment contains:
- the papA gene encoding aminopeptidase (Met-Xaa and Xaa-Pro, Xaa-Pro-Xaa) (Evidence 2a : Function from experimental evidences in other organisms; PubMedId : 23144141, 26735940, 27002156; Product type e : enzyme), giving the protein MKSAIEKLSGVLPIAADGREADAAIVTSPDNRRYLTGFPSSDGVVVITAQQSYFLTDFRYFEAAQKQVKNCRVEELTRLEDSLSEIVRRHGIKNVLMENASLTLAEAGAYRRILRGCGADTVEDTTLDRLIRGLRAIKAPQEIQKIKAAQKITDDSFTHILPFLREGATEREIALEIEFYMRKSGADGVSFDLIVVSGANGSLCHGVPSEKKIERGDFVTMDIGALLDGYHSDMTRTVAVGCVSEEQRRVYETVLAAQLAAIEKAAPGVVCSEVDRAARDLIDRDYPGTFGHGTGHGVGVEIHEWPNFSPRCEEVLRPGMVVTVEPGIYLAGRFGVRIEDMIHVTGTGVENLTASPKELMVL; this is encoded by the coding sequence ATGAAATCGGCAATCGAAAAGCTTTCCGGCGTTCTGCCGATCGCGGCGGACGGCAGAGAGGCGGATGCGGCGATCGTGACGTCGCCCGACAACCGCCGGTACCTCACGGGATTTCCGTCGTCGGACGGCGTGGTGGTCATCACCGCGCAGCAGTCCTATTTCCTGACGGATTTCCGCTATTTTGAAGCGGCCCAGAAGCAGGTGAAAAACTGCCGGGTCGAGGAGCTCACCAGGCTTGAGGATTCGCTTTCCGAAATCGTCCGGCGCCACGGCATCAAAAACGTGCTGATGGAAAACGCCAGCCTTACGTTGGCGGAGGCCGGAGCCTACCGCAGGATCCTGCGCGGATGCGGCGCGGATACCGTGGAGGACACCACGCTCGACCGGCTGATCCGCGGGCTTCGCGCGATCAAGGCGCCGCAGGAGATTCAGAAAATCAAGGCTGCCCAGAAGATCACGGATGATTCCTTCACCCACATCCTGCCGTTTCTCCGCGAGGGGGCGACGGAGCGCGAGATCGCGCTGGAAATCGAATTTTACATGCGCAAAAGCGGGGCGGACGGCGTGTCGTTCGACCTGATCGTCGTTTCGGGCGCGAACGGCTCCCTGTGCCACGGGGTCCCGTCCGAAAAGAAAATCGAGCGGGGCGACTTTGTCACGATGGATATCGGCGCGCTGCTGGACGGGTATCATTCCGATATGACCCGCACCGTCGCCGTCGGATGCGTCAGCGAGGAGCAGCGCCGCGTTTACGAAACCGTGCTTGCGGCGCAGCTCGCGGCGATTGAAAAAGCCGCGCCGGGCGTCGTGTGCAGCGAGGTGGACCGCGCCGCGCGCGATTTGATCGACCGGGACTATCCCGGGACGTTCGGGCACGGCACCGGCCACGGGGTCGGGGTGGAGATTCACGAATGGCCCAATTTCTCCCCCAGATGCGAGGAAGTACTCAGGCCCGGCATGGTTGTCACGGTGGAGCCCGGAATCTATCTGGCCGGCCGGTTCGGCGTAAGGATCGAAGACATGATCCACGTGACTGGAACCGGCGTGGAAAACCTGACGGCTTCGCCGAAGGAACTGATGGTCCTTTAA
- a CDS encoding Translation initiation factor 2B gamma subunit codes for MTNTERVAYIRGLTEGLELDTDKKEVKVIQAIIELLDDMALSISDLEESRDDMADQLDAVDEDLGTLEDDFYGEDDEDDENEDGDDGFEDDGEEYYEVTCPTCKETICLSEDIIADGQIDCPNCGETLEFDLEDLPGEKDKQEKDSCGCEQEQDRN; via the coding sequence ATGACCAATACAGAAAGAGTGGCTTATATCCGCGGGCTGACTGAGGGTCTGGAGCTTGACACAGATAAAAAAGAGGTTAAGGTGATCCAGGCAATCATCGAATTGCTGGATGACATGGCGCTGTCCATTTCCGATCTGGAGGAAAGCCGCGACGATATGGCGGATCAGCTCGACGCCGTGGACGAAGACCTCGGCACGCTGGAAGACGATTTCTACGGTGAAGATGACGAGGACGACGAAAACGAAGACGGGGATGACGGCTTCGAGGATGACGGCGAGGAATATTATGAGGTTACCTGCCCCACCTGCAAGGAAACCATCTGCCTTTCCGAGGATATCATCGCCGACGGTCAGATTGATTGCCCGAACTGCGGGGAAACCCTGGAGTTTGATCTGGAAGACCTGCCCGGGGAAAAAGACAAACAGGAAAAAGATTCGTGCGGCTGCGAACAGGAGCAGGACCGTAACTGA
- the pta gene encoding Phosphate acetyltransferase (Evidence 2a : Function from experimental evidences in other organisms; PubMedId : 4201530, 10559153, 10809684, 16283428, 17183215, 17233734, 21453533, 23468065, 25355936; Product type e : enzyme) produces MFENLIATLKADKRKLVFTEGSDPRILEAVSRLSKDKILEPLLLGNPEEVKAAAKKGGWPIDGIEIIDPLNYAGFDKMVDKMVELRKGKMDADACRAALKKSNYFGTMLVKMGKADGLLGGATYSTADTVRPALQIVKTRPGNKIVSSCFILHRNTGKGDEIYALADCAINITPGEDDLVEIAVQTVRTARAFGMDPKVALLSYSTLGSGKGDTVDMMKNATAKIKALNPDFPVDGELQFDAAFAPEVAKTKASGSPVAGRANTFIFPNIDAGNIGYKIAQRLGGFEAFGPILQGLNAPINDLSRGCNADEVYKMAIITAGLK; encoded by the coding sequence ATGTTTGAAAATCTGATTGCGACGCTGAAGGCCGATAAAAGAAAGCTTGTTTTTACCGAGGGTTCCGATCCAAGAATTCTTGAGGCTGTGAGCCGCCTTTCCAAGGATAAAATTCTTGAGCCCCTGCTCCTGGGAAATCCGGAGGAAGTAAAGGCTGCCGCCAAAAAGGGCGGATGGCCGATCGACGGCATCGAGATCATCGACCCGCTGAATTACGCCGGGTTCGACAAGATGGTCGACAAGATGGTGGAGCTGAGAAAAGGGAAAATGGATGCCGACGCCTGCAGGGCGGCGCTCAAAAAATCCAACTATTTCGGCACCATGCTCGTAAAGATGGGCAAAGCGGACGGCCTTCTGGGCGGCGCCACCTACTCCACCGCCGATACGGTGCGCCCGGCGCTTCAGATCGTGAAAACGAGGCCCGGAAACAAAATCGTGTCCAGCTGCTTCATTCTGCACCGCAACACCGGCAAGGGCGACGAGATCTACGCGCTGGCCGACTGCGCGATCAACATCACCCCCGGCGAGGATGATCTTGTGGAAATCGCCGTGCAGACCGTCAGAACCGCGCGGGCGTTCGGAATGGATCCGAAAGTGGCCCTGCTCTCTTACAGCACGCTCGGCTCCGGCAAGGGCGACACGGTCGACATGATGAAGAACGCGACCGCGAAGATCAAGGCCCTGAACCCGGACTTCCCGGTGGACGGCGAGCTTCAGTTCGACGCTGCGTTCGCCCCCGAGGTGGCGAAAACGAAGGCTTCCGGCTCCCCGGTGGCCGGCCGCGCGAACACGTTTATCTTCCCGAACATCGACGCCGGCAACATCGGCTATAAAATCGCTCAGCGCCTGGGCGGATTCGAAGCCTTCGGCCCCATCCTTCAGGGCCTGAACGCGCCGATCAACGACCTTTCCAGGGGCTGCAACGCCGACGAGGTCTATAAGATGGCGATCATCACGGCGGGCCTGAAATAA
- a CDS encoding conserved exported protein of unknown function (Evidence 4 : Unknown function but conserved in other organisms), which produces MKLKKQALAFVMTSLVLLSALAGCADKGAASSSQPAQPSSQENSETLQKETVRVAALKGPTGLGMVKLMADADAGTASNGYQFQIANSPDEVVGKITSGEIDVAAVPTNLAATLYNKTKGKVQIAAVNTLGVLYVLENGENVKNVSDLKGKTLYATGQGSTPEYAVNYILAQNGMKAGKDVTVEYKAEHAELATLLISGKASLGVLPEPFVTQVLQKNPKVKIALDVTKEWDRAVEKSGSGKSALDMGCILVRTDFARKNGKAFDAFLSEYQNSQEYVNQNASAASSLSEKYDIMPAKVAEKAIPNCNIVYIDGEKMKTQVSDFLKILYQSDPKSVGGALPGDDFYYARSD; this is translated from the coding sequence ATGAAATTAAAAAAACAGGCACTTGCTTTTGTCATGACGTCTTTGGTCCTGCTTTCGGCCCTGGCCGGATGCGCGGACAAAGGGGCCGCTTCGTCGTCCCAGCCGGCTCAGCCGTCTTCTCAGGAAAACAGCGAAACCTTACAGAAGGAAACGGTGCGGGTGGCCGCCCTGAAGGGCCCCACGGGGCTCGGCATGGTGAAGCTGATGGCGGACGCCGACGCCGGAACGGCATCGAACGGTTATCAGTTCCAGATCGCGAACAGCCCGGATGAGGTCGTCGGGAAGATCACCAGCGGCGAAATAGACGTTGCCGCCGTTCCCACCAATCTTGCCGCCACCCTTTACAACAAGACGAAGGGGAAAGTGCAGATCGCGGCGGTCAATACGCTGGGCGTCCTGTATGTGCTGGAAAACGGGGAAAACGTAAAAAACGTGTCCGACCTGAAAGGGAAGACCCTTTACGCGACCGGGCAGGGGAGCACGCCCGAATATGCCGTCAACTACATTCTTGCCCAGAACGGCATGAAGGCCGGAAAAGATGTGACGGTGGAGTATAAGGCGGAACACGCGGAGCTTGCCACCCTGCTGATTTCGGGGAAAGCGTCGCTCGGCGTGCTGCCGGAGCCTTTCGTCACCCAGGTGCTTCAGAAAAATCCGAAGGTGAAGATCGCGCTCGACGTCACAAAGGAGTGGGACCGCGCCGTGGAAAAGTCCGGAAGCGGGAAGAGCGCGCTGGATATGGGATGCATCCTGGTCCGCACGGACTTCGCCCGTAAAAACGGGAAGGCTTTCGACGCGTTCCTTTCCGAGTACCAGAATTCGCAGGAATATGTCAACCAAAACGCTTCGGCGGCATCCTCCCTTTCCGAAAAGTACGACATCATGCCGGCTAAGGTCGCTGAAAAGGCGATTCCAAACTGCAATATCGTTTATATCGACGGGGAGAAAATGAAAACTCAGGTTTCGGATTTTCTGAAAATCCTGTATCAGAGCGACCCCAAATCCGTCGGCGGCGCCCTGCCGGGGGACGACTTTTATTATGCGCGCTCGGATTGA
- a CDS encoding ABC transporter permease: MRARIERMFRGRAPRVIFAAAFWLILWQLLYWKVGQEILVVSPARVLQRLMQLGADGAFWACVGASLLRILAGYFLAVVCGTFLGAACSRFRMLYDLVHPLVGILRATPVASFIILALVWIKSARVPVFTAFLMVFPIVWENLYRGVRSADKSLLEMAESFHVGKLKKIRYLYFPCVLPHFTAACAAGMGLAWKAGIAAEVLANTRNSIGGQIYGAKIYLETADLFAWTAVVVVMSVLLERLMLRLIGRFSGQRDRSEGNFHGD, encoded by the coding sequence ATGCGCGCTCGGATTGAGCGGATGTTCCGCGGCCGGGCGCCGCGTGTTATCTTCGCCGCGGCCTTCTGGCTGATTCTGTGGCAGCTCCTTTATTGGAAAGTGGGGCAGGAGATTCTCGTCGTTTCTCCCGCCCGTGTTCTGCAAAGGCTGATGCAGCTCGGCGCGGACGGGGCGTTCTGGGCCTGTGTCGGAGCCTCTCTGCTTCGGATTCTGGCGGGCTATTTTCTCGCGGTCGTCTGCGGGACCTTTCTGGGGGCGGCCTGTTCGCGGTTCCGGATGCTATATGACCTGGTGCACCCGCTCGTCGGCATCTTGCGCGCCACGCCGGTGGCATCCTTCATCATTCTGGCGCTCGTCTGGATCAAAAGCGCCCGCGTTCCCGTGTTCACCGCTTTTTTGATGGTGTTCCCGATCGTGTGGGAAAACCTGTACCGGGGCGTCCGTTCGGCGGACAAAAGCCTTCTGGAAATGGCGGAGAGCTTTCATGTGGGAAAGCTGAAAAAAATCCGGTACCTTTATTTTCCGTGCGTCCTGCCGCATTTTACCGCGGCCTGCGCCGCCGGAATGGGCCTCGCCTGGAAGGCGGGGATCGCGGCGGAGGTGCTCGCCAACACGCGGAATTCCATCGGCGGGCAGATTTACGGTGCGAAGATTTATCTGGAAACGGCCGACCTGTTTGCCTGGACTGCCGTCGTGGTCGTGATGAGCGTCCTGCTGGAACGGCTGATGCTGCGCCTGATCGGCAGGTTTTCCGGCCAAAGGGACCGTTCAGAAGGGAATTTTCATGGCGATTGA
- the efp gene encoding elongation factor P (Evidence 2a : Function from experimental evidences in other organisms; PubMedId : 1956781, 14586115, 15066026, 15210970, 16014871, 27002156, 28787546, 29615499; Product type f : factor) — protein sequence MISAGDFRNGVTFEMDGSVVSIIEFQHVKPGKGAAFVRTKIRNVITGSVTEKTFNPNDKFPTAYIERKDMQYLYNDGDLYYFMDSETFEQIPINKGVLGDNFKFVKENMDCKVLSYKGSVFGVEPPNFVELKVVETDPGFKGDTATNATKPAKLETGAEIKVPLFINEGEVIRIDTRTGEYMERA from the coding sequence ATGATATCTGCAGGCGACTTTAGGAACGGCGTTACCTTTGAAATGGATGGCAGCGTTGTTTCCATCATAGAGTTCCAGCATGTAAAGCCAGGCAAGGGCGCGGCGTTCGTGCGCACCAAAATCAGGAATGTCATCACCGGAAGCGTAACCGAAAAAACCTTTAACCCCAACGATAAATTCCCGACCGCCTATATCGAGCGCAAGGACATGCAGTATCTTTACAACGACGGGGACCTTTATTACTTCATGGATTCCGAAACGTTTGAACAGATCCCGATCAATAAAGGCGTGCTCGGCGACAACTTCAAATTTGTCAAGGAAAATATGGACTGTAAGGTCCTTTCCTACAAAGGCAGCGTCTTTGGCGTGGAGCCGCCGAATTTCGTAGAGCTGAAAGTGGTGGAGACCGACCCCGGGTTCAAAGGGGATACGGCCACCAACGCAACCAAGCCGGCCAAGCTGGAAACCGGCGCGGAAATCAAGGTTCCCCTGTTCATCAACGAGGGCGAGGTTATCCGCATCGACACCAGAACGGGAGAATATATGGAACGCGCATAA
- a CDS encoding ABC transporter ATP-binding protein codes for MAIEIKNAGFAYGSHPVLKDFSLKLPESGWVCLFGPSGCGKTTLLRCLAGLLSLQSGKITGLEQKKASFVFQEDRLLPWATAEENVAFVLPEKAGARCWLKKAGMGDFADKRPPQLSGGQRRRVAVARALAYGGGALLLDEPFSALDSVSRGEMAELIDREAPDALKLLVTHDRAEADLLADTIFLLAGPPLTICRVEKGKKQTENSANPQKK; via the coding sequence ATGGCGATTGAGATCAAAAACGCGGGATTCGCATACGGTTCTCATCCCGTGCTGAAGGATTTTTCCCTGAAGCTTCCGGAATCCGGATGGGTGTGCCTGTTCGGGCCGTCCGGATGCGGAAAGACGACCCTGCTCCGCTGCCTTGCGGGGCTTCTGAGCCTGCAGTCCGGGAAAATCACCGGGCTGGAGCAGAAAAAGGCCTCCTTCGTCTTTCAGGAGGACCGTCTTCTTCCCTGGGCGACGGCAGAGGAAAACGTCGCGTTCGTGCTTCCCGAGAAAGCCGGGGCACGCTGCTGGCTGAAAAAAGCGGGGATGGGCGATTTCGCGGACAAGCGGCCGCCGCAGCTCAGCGGGGGTCAGCGCAGGCGCGTGGCCGTCGCGCGGGCTTTGGCTTACGGGGGCGGCGCTTTGCTGCTGGACGAGCCTTTTTCCGCGCTGGACAGCGTGTCGCGCGGCGAAATGGCGGAACTGATCGACCGGGAAGCGCCGGATGCGCTGAAGCTCCTTGTCACGCACGACCGCGCCGAGGCGGACCTGCTGGCAGATACCATTTTTCTGCTGGCCGGCCCGCCGCTCACGATATGCCGGGTGGAAAAAGGAAAAAAGCAGACGGAAAATTCTGCAAATCCACAGAAAAAATGA